The segment TACGTTTTATCCCCTTGTGAATGTAATTCGTCACGCGAAGAGGCATTTGTGTCAACAGATATGTGTTTATAATTTACACATGAGTTTtattacagaaaaaaggaaaaaaaaaggttttttttgtttttttttcccgtttttccGTGCCCACCCGGTTAACAACTTACCCTTTATACTTCCAGACATTTTTAAGTTAAAATGTGTACAgtattatgtatgtacatgtttattttattttatttttttgagtaCAATAATTcactttcccctttttgaattCAACCTTTGtttaaacataaattatTACGTTCGTTTTGGAATTgcgtttaaaaatatgttccttttcttttgttaGTAGTGATGAGAAAAGAagtttgcgaaaaaaaattccgaaCTTTTTTATggcattaaaaatgttggCTTTGTTCGAATTTTGGGTAAAGTAGGACGATGCACACTGTAGACATTGCAAGGGATAGAAGTGGAGGGATTATCATTTtccgttttccttttttacggTGTCCGATTAAGAAGGCGCGTTTGCCATTCGTGGGTACTTATCCCCCGCAATGTGACAGCATACGTGTAATTTTCGTGCAACGTGTGTAAGTGAGTTCATACAAACGCACAGTAACATTTTGGTTAAATGGAGAAGTGCCTTGTTGGTAAGCCGCTAGGGGGATTTGTAGATGACCCTTTTATCTTGACTTTTCTTATGCGCATCGTGAAAGGTGATACACGACCATGCTCTCCTACTTTATAAATTTCCTTTTGTGTCCCTTAAATGGCtggtgaaaaaggaaaggaaaaatattagcGAGTTGGAAGAGGGTCATATTTCTGAAAACACTACTAAGTGCGTTTAAATTTATCCATCTATTCCCTGTGCCAGTGAAATGGTGAATTACTTAGCgtaaagaagaaatgggaTAGTTAAACAAATTTTCGGCAATTACCCATTTGGCTAGGCGAACTGTTTAGTGAGACCGTCGTGTGGTGCTAACTTGAATGGAAGAGTGGCATGATTGCAGAATGAataagtggagaaaaatgcacaaggGAAACAGCAATACAAGCAGCATTTCACACGTTATGTGCTACtggcatatttattttaggtGGAAGGATACTACGTGTTACTTTGCTTTCTTACCGAGGCTGAAGAGAGCAAATGGTTCATTCTAAACATAAACTAGTGCAGGCGAAAATTTAAAGCGCTCTTCAGTTGCTGGGGTAAAACAACGCCATAAAGTGCGTTACCAAAagtgatatatatatgtatgcatgtttttcctttttctcgaCGCGCTTAAACGACCCAGTTGCGCAACGgctataatttatttttcgagATATAAGGGTGGCCCTGCTTCGAtcgtacacattttttccatttctcctCTTATTGGGAAGCCTTAACAGTATCTCCTTCCGACTTTTTTGAAACCACTTTTTTTCGATGTTCACGTGTTCGTTAAATTGCCCCTAAGGGTAACTTCTCTTTTGTGATGATCTAAGTTTAATCAGAAAAGGAGAGTAAACTTAATGGGAATGAAAACTCTTGCGCGAAGTAAAGCAGTTTAGCAAAAGGTTTACTTTTgtgttgccccttttttttttagctgcTCTCTGCGGATATAATCTGAAGGACAACATGAAAGATCCTCTCGAGTATatcaacaaaataaacttcAACACAAACCGGTTTCCGCAGTATACCCATGTAAGTGCGCCCTTAGATAGGCGTTTATCGATCTTTTGGCGAACGCTTGCCGGCACGTCAGAGCGCTGTGTTGTATAGCCAAAATTGTGAACACTGTACCGCTAATCTTTCTTGTGCATTCTCCGTTTCGCTTCTTAACTGGTCCACCCCTTTACGTGTTACAAAACCCAGTTGATAGAAAGTTGCCCCTCGCaacatgaaaaggaaaaggttATCCGGATATGCCGTTGCTGGCAGTCAGCGAAGTTTCCCTACTGTGACGACACGCATAAGGTTAAGATGGGAGTTTCGAATATGTGTCATATTGCCGCGTGCAGCATTATGCATGTGAAGTTGCGCGTGGGTGAGAAGATGCATGCCTTTGAAGAGAGCCTTTTAAGAGGGCCTCTTAAGATAGCCTTCGAAGAGAACCTTTGAATGGAGCCATTTTCAGAACAATGAGCTGTTGTGTAATAATTCTCAGTTGTAAAGCCACAATTGGGAGTGCCAAATTTCAtgtacatttgttttttttttcccccacccccttttCTCTGTGATTAGATCCTCATGGAAAACGGAGATGATGTAGGGCCGTTTGTAGCCAAACTGTCCAGCTACAAATTATCAGAAGAAGATAAACTGAAGCAGCAAAAGTATAAtgagaaatatataaaaataaacaacaaaTTGTCATCTGATAAGTCTTCTATgtccattttgaaatttaattataagcCATATGTGAGCAACAAATTCAGGAAATCTCTCATGCTGTCTGCTGTGGTTTTGACTTCAGCCTTATTGTATGATAAGAAGGAGAGGTTGATTGGCCTTTACTCGGCGCAGTGAAGCGAAGgaggacaattttttaaaatatcattccgtggaacgttaaaaaaaaaaaaagaaactaaGACAATGCCATTATTTTATGAACCCCCCGCTATAATGTCAAATCGATACTTTACTTGTCCCTCGCGAATATTTGTGTCGTAAGGGTTATTCAAAATTTCTTGGCACTTCTTCACATGTTCGTGTGTTTTGTTATGTGCATGTTTATGTGTGTTTGTTGAGTTATGCCAATTGCGGCGGAACAGCATCCATCCCTCGCAAAATCTGCGAGTGTGCGTTTGGGCGCCAATTTGGAAGAAGTGACCCCTTCCGAACTTCTCTTTTAAACTGTGTCACCGATcgtgttaaatgaatacctTTTCCGAGATGAAGAGCCGCAAAGTGGTAGTTGCAGTTGAGCACACATGTTGCGAAGCGTGCGTAGActgtacgtaaaaaaaagttatcacAGTAAGGTAGGCCAGAAAGGTTAAACACGAATATGCaattaagttttttttgtgatgtgTGCATGGGGAAAGGGCACAACAAAACAAAGTTGcacaaaaggaaacaaaaaaaagacaaatgaAGAACAAGTGGGGAATGACTTCTGCTTGAGTAAGAACAAATGGTACATCCATGCGATGGACATTTAATTAAGCATATCATGCAAATAAAGTGTGAATTATTTTggacatattttattttcgaaaaacaattttatggGACCCTTTTCCCACCACGTAATATCCATTTGtagggaaaaaggggaggggaaaaaaaaaaaaaaaaaaacaggaaaatgCGTCACGTGTAACATGTCAAATTAAAATGTGGATTTACGAATTATGGATCAACTGTGGATTTCCACGTGTTACAAAGGGGAGATAAAGAAACAAACGCAAATGAGGGGAATACGTGGAGGAGTGAGATTGGGGGAAAATTGGATGATATACTGTAGGTTCACACTTGAATGTGCCATAAATGAGAGACACACATGTACGAACTGCAGACTGAAAAACGAAATCATATGCTGCATTCGCGCAGGGAGAAGTGGGGCATACGTCCCCCTCATGCCCCTCACGCCCCTTTCCCCCGGGTTGCTAAAACTCGCTCATCTTTTTGGAGTACTCgctgtttttgttttccttcagTTTGGTCCTTAAACCGTGCTCAATAATTTTCCCGTCTTTCAAAACATAAATGTAATCGCATCGATCAATTGTCGTAATTTTATGGGAGAGATTTATGATCGTAGAGTTGGGCAGGTAGCTTTTTATAtttgagaaaattttcaactcATTTGCAGAATCGAGGGCGCTAAATGCTTCGTCTAAAATTAGTATTTTTGGCTTTTTTATGATAGCTCTAGCTagggaaattttttgcttttgtcCACCTGACaatgttttttcattaatgttgtgaaaaaatttgtcctTATAAGAACTGATCAAATCGTCTATACAGACAATTTTGGAAActttaataatttctttatataactTTTTCACGAAATG is part of the Plasmodium cynomolgi strain B DNA, chromosome 8, whole genome shotgun sequence genome and harbors:
- a CDS encoding hypothetical protein (putative), which translates into the protein MKDPLEYINKINFNTNRFPQYTHLIESCPSQHEKEKVIRICRCWQSAKFPYCDDTHKILMENGDDVGPFVAKLSSYKLSEEDKLKQQKYNEKYIKINNKLSSDKSSMSILKFNYKPYVSNKFRKSLMLSAVVLTSALLYDKKERLIGLYSAQ